Proteins co-encoded in one Chitinophagales bacterium genomic window:
- a CDS encoding T9SS type A sorting domain-containing protein: MTTNRYKHCLFYSLLCLLFLQFITAQPTTFNTHIDVNENSDSGRDILQLADSSFILISQSACYSSQTFAGHVGCVVVAKTNRYGEVLWKREYKNPAYIYHAAGIVAATDGGFLIGSEADIPNKGLQKYLMKISSEGDSLWLKHYGEFIDEDLISAYTGTPDGHLLLLGEIGKFGQNDSWDICLTKLDQEGNPIWQKRYGGEGLEDGSDIAIDNDGGYLIGGASRSFSEDGTPRAYLIKTDTAGNELWNKVYEYCDASSTRTYIETLPNHSGYLKSCAIDTVYASGRNNTIAAIHRLDLDFKNVWTYYIEPEEIHYIKGGRPFPMKDGSIWIVGADETPIEEGGETSYTGWIAKLSAEGELLWERQYFPENKGLLPRLTDLVETHDGGVALTGLYSYRENGITRNDIWLLKLDQDGCIESGCDDDYLILGDTVVGIEDVENGEVVFEVYPNPNSGQANFHIQKDLLLKGNTQVQILDINGRLLQEYNCPKNNKVLSINTQSLENGLYICTLISKGQIIAYTKMSVIK; encoded by the coding sequence ATGACTACAAACCGCTACAAACACTGCTTATTTTATTCTCTTTTATGCCTGTTATTTCTGCAATTCATCACTGCTCAACCCACCACTTTCAATACCCATATTGATGTTAATGAGAATAGCGATTCAGGTAGAGATATCCTTCAATTAGCAGACAGTTCATTTATCCTAATCAGTCAAAGTGCTTGTTATTCTAGTCAGACCTTTGCTGGGCATGTAGGTTGTGTAGTGGTTGCTAAGACCAATCGTTATGGAGAAGTATTGTGGAAGCGTGAATATAAAAATCCAGCATACATTTATCATGCAGCAGGGATAGTTGCTGCTACTGATGGAGGTTTCCTTATTGGTAGTGAGGCAGATATACCTAACAAAGGTCTTCAAAAATATCTGATGAAAATTAGCAGCGAAGGCGATAGCCTATGGCTAAAGCATTATGGGGAATTTATAGACGAAGACCTCATTAGTGCCTACACAGGCACGCCCGATGGACATCTATTGCTGTTGGGGGAGATTGGGAAATTTGGACAAAACGATTCTTGGGATATATGCCTGACCAAATTAGACCAAGAAGGCAATCCGATATGGCAGAAACGATATGGAGGAGAAGGTTTGGAAGATGGAAGTGACATTGCCATAGACAATGATGGAGGATATTTGATAGGGGGCGCAAGTAGAAGCTTTAGTGAAGATGGAACACCTCGGGCTTATCTCATCAAAACTGATACAGCAGGCAATGAACTATGGAATAAGGTCTATGAATATTGTGATGCCAGCTCCACCAGAACTTATATAGAAACCTTACCCAATCATTCGGGCTATCTAAAGTCTTGTGCTATAGATACAGTTTACGCTTCTGGACGAAACAATACCATTGCTGCGATTCATCGCCTTGATTTGGACTTTAAGAATGTGTGGACTTACTACATCGAGCCAGAAGAAATTCACTATATAAAGGGAGGCAGACCTTTTCCTATGAAGGATGGCAGTATTTGGATAGTCGGGGCAGACGAAACACCGATAGAAGAAGGAGGAGAAACCTCCTACACAGGTTGGATAGCGAAGCTAAGTGCGGAGGGAGAGCTACTTTGGGAACGTCAGTATTTCCCCGAAAACAAAGGACTGTTACCGAGACTGACAGACTTGGTAGAAACTCATGATGGCGGAGTCGCTTTGACAGGTTTGTATTCCTATCGTGAAAACGGCATCACTCGCAACGACATCTGGCTCTTAAAACTCGACCAAGACGGCTGCATTGAATCGGGCTGTGACGATGATTATTTGATATTGGGTGATACAGTGGTGGGGATTGAAGATGTGGAAAATGGAGAGGTGGTTTTTGAGGTTTATCCCAATCCCAATAGTGGACAAGCAAATTTTCACATACAAAAAGATTTGTTATTGAAGGGAAACACACAAGTACAAATCTTAGACATCAATGGTCGTCTGCTCCAAGAATACAACTGTCCAAAGAACAACAAAGTGCTTTCTATCAACACTCAATCTTTGGAAAATGGGCTGTATATCTGTACCTTGATAAGCAAAGGACAAATCATTGCCTATACCAAAATGTCGGTGATTAAATAG
- a CDS encoding FAD-dependent oxidoreductase yields the protein MYTIIGCGVSGLTTGICLLEAGYANVKIISASLPPQTTSNKAAAIWFPYKAEPQDLVLKWSMESYAVFEALSKQTSTGIHFVDWCMLERLTSDVIPWWVADLPPHAYRKARADELPEGYQQAHIANVPMIETPIYMQYLLQRFEANGGRIEVGMVKNIADLLQQYPETTVVNCTGLGAKTLCKDDALYPIQGHIVQLEASDNECILYLADQEKPNDLTYMMPRKDCIVLGGTAEEHEYGLEVDEKVVEGILERCERLQPRLKGKKVIGAYVGLRPYRSVIRLEKEADLQVIHNYGHGGSGFTVSWGCAKEVVRLIAEKN from the coding sequence ATGTACACCATCATCGGCTGTGGCGTTTCAGGTTTGACCACAGGCATTTGTTTGTTAGAAGCGGGTTATGCCAATGTGAAAATTATTTCCGCCTCACTTCCACCACAAACGACCTCCAATAAAGCAGCAGCAATTTGGTTTCCCTACAAAGCCGAACCACAGGATTTGGTATTGAAGTGGAGTATGGAATCTTATGCCGTTTTTGAAGCATTGTCCAAACAAACTTCAACGGGTATTCACTTTGTAGATTGGTGTATGTTGGAGCGTTTGACCTCTGATGTTATTCCCTGGTGGGTAGCCGATTTACCACCCCATGCTTACCGAAAGGCTAGGGCAGACGAACTTCCAGAAGGCTACCAGCAGGCGCATATTGCGAATGTTCCGATGATCGAAACACCTATTTACATGCAGTATTTGTTGCAGCGATTTGAAGCGAATGGAGGTAGGATTGAAGTCGGAATGGTGAAAAACATTGCAGATCTTTTGCAGCAATATCCCGAAACTACGGTGGTGAACTGTACAGGTTTGGGCGCAAAAACATTGTGCAAGGACGATGCACTTTACCCCATACAAGGACACATTGTTCAGTTAGAAGCGTCTGATAACGAGTGTATTCTTTATTTGGCTGACCAAGAAAAACCGAATGATTTGACTTATATGATGCCCCGAAAAGATTGTATTGTTTTAGGAGGTACGGCAGAGGAACATGAATATGGTCTGGAGGTGGATGAAAAAGTAGTGGAAGGTATTTTAGAACGTTGTGAGCGATTGCAGCCTCGATTGAAGGGAAAAAAGGTGATAGGGGCTTATGTGGGTTTACGTCCTTATCGGTCGGTGATCCGATTGGAGAAAGAAGCAGATTTACAGGTCATTCACAATTATGGACATGGCGGAAGTGGTTTTACGGTATCATGGGGCTGTGCAAAAGAGGTAGTACGACTAATTGCAGAAAAAAACTAA